One stretch of Caballeronia sp. Lep1P3 DNA includes these proteins:
- a CDS encoding carotenoid 1,2-hydratase yields MRAFAATLLALLAFLPTATLPADAPFAEVVPGRAIDWPQDTGAHAAYRTEWWYATGWLDTPDHTPLGFQITFFRSNTGKDGGGAFDPSQVIVAHAALSDPAYGRLVHDQNIARQGFGLAYASNGNTDVKLDAWRMVRAADGRYTVDADAAGFALHLTFTPTQPPMIQGERGYSRKGPQAQQASYYYSEPQLQVTGSVTRPSQKGHGETVAVAGGAWLDHEWSSTLLPADASGWDWLGANLDDGGALMAFKVRARDGHALWAHAALRERDGRTAQFGPADVDFTPERQWRSPRTNTAYPVAMTVRVGAMRWRLAPLIDDQELDSRESTGAVYWEGAVTVTGESGSAGRRGHGYLELTGYGKAKNAADAAKR; encoded by the coding sequence ATGCGCGCGTTCGCCGCGACGCTCCTCGCGCTCCTCGCGTTCCTTCCGACGGCCACGCTTCCCGCCGATGCGCCATTCGCTGAAGTCGTGCCGGGCCGGGCGATCGACTGGCCGCAGGACACGGGCGCGCACGCCGCGTATCGCACGGAATGGTGGTATGCGACCGGCTGGCTCGACACGCCGGACCACACGCCGCTCGGCTTTCAGATCACGTTTTTTCGCTCCAATACCGGCAAGGACGGGGGCGGCGCGTTCGATCCGTCGCAGGTGATTGTCGCGCACGCGGCGCTCTCCGATCCCGCTTACGGGCGGCTCGTGCACGATCAGAACATCGCGCGGCAGGGTTTCGGGCTCGCGTATGCGTCGAACGGCAACACGGACGTGAAGCTCGATGCGTGGCGCATGGTGCGCGCAGCCGATGGCCGCTACACCGTGGACGCCGATGCCGCGGGTTTCGCGCTGCATCTCACCTTCACGCCGACGCAGCCGCCGATGATCCAGGGCGAGCGCGGCTATTCGCGCAAGGGTCCGCAGGCGCAGCAGGCGAGCTATTACTACAGCGAGCCGCAGTTGCAGGTGACGGGCAGCGTCACGCGGCCATCGCAGAAAGGCCATGGCGAGACCGTCGCCGTGGCCGGCGGCGCGTGGCTGGATCACGAGTGGTCGAGCACGCTGCTTCCCGCCGACGCCTCGGGCTGGGACTGGCTCGGCGCGAATCTCGACGATGGCGGCGCGCTGATGGCCTTCAAGGTCCGCGCCCGCGACGGCCACGCGCTCTGGGCGCACGCCGCGCTGCGCGAACGCGATGGCCGCACGGCGCAGTTCGGCCCCGCCGACGTCGACTTCACGCCGGAACGCCAGTGGCGCTCGCCGCGCACGAACACGGCGTATCCGGTCGCGATGACGGTGCGCGTCGGCGCGATGCGCTGGCGTCTTGCGCCGCTCATCGACGATCAGGAACTGGACTCGCGCGAATCGACCGGGGCCGTGTATTGGGAAGGCGCGGTCACGGTGACAGGGGAAAGCGGCAGCGCCGGGCGGCGCGGACACGGCTATCTGGAACTGACGGGCTACGGGAAGGCGAAGAACGCGGCGGACGCCGCGAAGCGCTGA
- a CDS encoding FtsX-like permease family protein — translation MTSLAASRRLLSRWLLGAQWRSHRGRALVAIVTIALGVGLGYAVQLINSAAFSEFSAAARSLSGQSDLQVRAAQQFIDESVYPLVATRAGVAVASPVLELDIAVPKRGAPLKVLGIDVFRAKRIAPDLTGVPSADAPLDVLSNDAIFLSPAALQWLNARVSASVDLQNGTSAVRLRVAGGIVRALPGQRIGVMDIAALQSRFGVQGRLSRVDVQLARGVDREAFRRALQKELGPRFVVGETRDIESRTDRLSRAYRINMNVLALVALFTGAFLVFSTQAAGVVRRRAQFAMLRVIGMTRAHLVRQIMSEGALVGVAGAVLGIALGYAVAALALRFFGSDLGGGYFPGVQPRVHFELISTAVFLALGIGVALAGTLVPALEAARARPAPALKAGSEEAALSPLSTPWPALACLALGALLTRAPSLDDAPIAGYLAVALLLVGGIALMPRLTAIVFGAAGAAYAWLRRKRERSAVATLALARLANAPGQASIAMGGVLSSFTLIVAMAIMVASFRVSVVDWLEHLLSADLYVRVAASGDTGGLTRQQQARIAATDGVARAAFSRASQITLDAGKPPVAVIAREIDAADPGATLQMTGAILPPGAWRADETPVWASEAMADLYGYRTGQRVTLPLGAAGGPFVVAGIWRDYVRQTGALQIRLADYRRLTGDMGATDAAITLRNGTPAAQVVASLRKLPFGDALEFSQPGDIRARTLTIFDRSFAVTYLLEAVAIVIGLFGVAATFSVQTLARSREFGMLRHVGVTRRQVLALLASEGGLLTVLGIAVGCALGFAISLILVFVVNPQSFHWTMSLHVPWTMLAIIGCVMLASSCTTAVLAGRRAVSVDAVRAVREDW, via the coding sequence ATGACGTCGCTCGCCGCCAGCCGCCGCCTGCTCTCGCGCTGGCTGCTCGGCGCGCAATGGCGCAGTCATCGGGGGCGCGCGCTCGTCGCCATCGTGACCATCGCGCTCGGCGTCGGTCTGGGCTACGCGGTGCAGCTCATCAACAGCGCCGCGTTCAGCGAATTCTCGGCGGCCGCGCGCAGTCTCTCCGGGCAGTCCGACTTGCAGGTGCGCGCGGCGCAGCAGTTCATCGACGAAAGCGTGTATCCGCTCGTCGCGACGCGCGCGGGCGTCGCGGTGGCGAGTCCCGTGCTCGAACTCGATATCGCCGTGCCGAAGCGGGGCGCGCCGCTCAAGGTGCTCGGCATCGACGTGTTCCGCGCGAAACGCATCGCGCCCGATCTCACCGGCGTGCCGTCCGCGGATGCGCCGCTCGACGTGCTGTCGAACGACGCGATCTTTCTTTCGCCCGCCGCGCTGCAATGGCTGAATGCGCGCGTGAGCGCGTCGGTGGATCTGCAAAACGGCACGTCGGCGGTGCGCTTACGCGTGGCGGGCGGCATCGTGCGCGCGTTGCCGGGGCAGCGCATCGGCGTGATGGACATCGCCGCGTTGCAGTCGCGTTTCGGCGTGCAGGGCCGGCTCTCGCGCGTGGACGTGCAGCTCGCGCGCGGCGTCGATCGCGAAGCGTTCCGGCGCGCGTTGCAGAAGGAGCTGGGTCCGCGCTTCGTCGTCGGGGAAACGCGCGATATCGAAAGCCGCACGGACCGGCTGTCGCGCGCGTATCGCATCAACATGAACGTGCTCGCGCTCGTCGCGCTGTTCACGGGCGCGTTTCTCGTCTTTTCGACGCAGGCGGCGGGCGTCGTGCGCCGCCGCGCGCAGTTCGCGATGCTGCGCGTCATCGGCATGACGCGCGCGCATCTCGTGCGGCAGATCATGAGCGAAGGGGCGCTCGTCGGCGTGGCGGGCGCGGTGCTCGGCATCGCGCTCGGCTATGCGGTCGCGGCGCTCGCGCTGCGCTTTTTCGGCAGCGATCTCGGCGGCGGCTACTTCCCCGGCGTGCAGCCGCGCGTGCATTTCGAATTGATTTCGACGGCCGTCTTTCTCGCGCTCGGCATCGGCGTCGCGCTCGCCGGCACGCTCGTTCCCGCACTCGAAGCCGCCCGCGCGCGGCCCGCGCCCGCGCTCAAGGCCGGCAGCGAAGAGGCCGCGCTTTCGCCGCTTTCGACGCCGTGGCCCGCGCTCGCCTGCCTCGCGCTCGGCGCGCTGTTGACGCGCGCGCCGTCCCTCGACGATGCGCCCATCGCCGGTTATCTCGCGGTCGCGCTGCTTCTCGTCGGCGGCATTGCGCTGATGCCGCGTCTCACGGCGATTGTCTTCGGCGCGGCGGGCGCGGCCTACGCGTGGCTTCGCCGCAAGCGCGAGCGCAGCGCGGTGGCGACGCTCGCGCTCGCGCGTCTTGCCAACGCGCCGGGGCAGGCGTCGATTGCGATGGGCGGCGTGCTGTCGAGCTTCACGCTGATCGTGGCGATGGCGATCATGGTCGCGAGCTTTCGCGTCTCGGTCGTGGACTGGCTCGAACATCTGCTTTCCGCCGATCTCTACGTGCGCGTGGCGGCGAGCGGCGATACGGGCGGACTCACGCGGCAGCAGCAGGCGCGGATTGCCGCGACGGACGGCGTCGCGCGCGCGGCGTTCTCGCGCGCATCGCAGATCACGCTCGATGCCGGCAAGCCGCCGGTCGCGGTGATCGCCCGCGAGATCGACGCCGCCGATCCCGGCGCGACGCTGCAGATGACCGGCGCGATCCTTCCGCCCGGAGCCTGGCGCGCCGATGAAACGCCGGTCTGGGCGTCCGAGGCGATGGCCGACCTTTACGGCTACCGCACCGGCCAGCGCGTCACGCTGCCGCTCGGCGCGGCGGGCGGGCCCTTCGTCGTCGCGGGCATCTGGCGCGATTACGTACGGCAGACCGGCGCGCTGCAGATTCGTCTTGCGGACTATCGGCGGCTGACGGGCGACATGGGCGCGACCGATGCGGCCATCACGCTGCGCAATGGGACACCGGCGGCGCAGGTCGTCGCGTCGCTGCGCAAGCTGCCGTTCGGCGACGCGCTCGAATTTTCGCAGCCCGGCGACATCCGCGCGCGCACGCTCACCATCTTCGATCGCAGCTTCGCGGTCACGTATCTGCTGGAAGCGGTGGCTATCGTCATCGGTCTTTTCGGCGTGGCCGCGACGTTTTCCGTGCAGACGCTCGCGCGCTCCCGCGAATTCGGCATGCTGCGGCACGTCGGCGTGACGAGAAGACAGGTTCTCGCGCTGCTTGCCTCGGAAGGCGGGCTGCTGACGGTGCTCGGCATCGCGGTGGGCTGCGCGCTCGGCTTCGCCATCAGCCTGATCCTCGTTTTCGTGGTCAATCCGCAATCGTTCCACTGGACGATGTCGCTCCATGTTCCCTGGACGATGCTCGCGATCATCGGCTGCGTGATGCTCGCGTCGTCCTGCACGACGGCGGTGCTGGCGGGACGGCGCGCCGTATCGGTCGATGCCGTGCGCGCCGTGCGGGAGGACTGGTGA
- a CDS encoding ABC transporter ATP-binding protein, whose product MTRPALECRRLQKTFGSGRTILAGLDFTLGEGEFIAIMGDSGVGKSTLLNLIAGLDSPDGGEILIDGVPISTLNDEAATRTRREKLGFVFQAFHVLPHLTLAQNVAVPLLLNGQPVAAAQRMLAAVGLLDRQNDLPRELSGGELQRVAIARALVHHPRLILADEPTGNLDPQTAHEILDLLLAETKTTGAAAIMVTHSEAAAAFADRVLILADGTLHEAASLAAFNESRAR is encoded by the coding sequence ATGACCCGCCCCGCCCTGGAATGCCGTCGCCTTCAGAAAACTTTCGGTTCTGGCCGGACGATTCTTGCGGGCCTCGACTTCACGCTCGGCGAGGGCGAATTCATCGCGATCATGGGCGATTCGGGCGTCGGCAAATCGACGCTGCTCAATCTCATCGCCGGACTCGACTCGCCGGATGGCGGCGAAATCCTGATCGACGGCGTGCCGATCTCCACGCTCAACGACGAAGCCGCCACGCGAACACGCCGCGAAAAGCTCGGCTTCGTGTTTCAGGCGTTCCATGTGCTGCCGCATTTGACGCTCGCGCAAAACGTCGCGGTGCCGCTGCTGTTGAACGGCCAGCCGGTCGCGGCTGCGCAGCGCATGCTCGCCGCCGTCGGCCTGCTGGATCGTCAGAACGATCTGCCGCGCGAACTGTCCGGCGGCGAACTGCAGCGCGTGGCGATTGCGCGCGCGCTCGTGCATCACCCGCGCCTGATACTCGCCGACGAACCGACCGGCAATCTCGATCCGCAAACCGCGCATGAAATCCTCGACCTGCTGCTCGCCGAAACGAAGACGACGGGCGCGGCGGCGATCATGGTCACGCATTCGGAGGCGGCAGCCGCCTTCGCGGATCGCGTGCTGATTCTCGCCGATGGCACGCTGCACGAGGCCGCGTCGCTCGCGGCGTTCAACGAGTCGCGCGCACGATGA
- a CDS encoding GntR family transcriptional regulator translates to MPQSQRALHTIAPEPSRSADDVYLAIKDALASNHYGAGQYLREEQLAKSLGVSRTPVREALRRLDAEGWVETRPNYGVRVKAWSLQDAREIFEARLLIEPYLAARAALHIAAEDIARLRTLADAMLAITHRPSTSESCEAWFAANGEFHAIITAAANNARLDRSLRSMKETPLIKWTFDTYSDEDRERSARQHVEIVHALEERNAAWAEAITRCHILAAEKAVLDRYQREHSAS, encoded by the coding sequence ATGCCGCAATCGCAACGTGCTTTGCATACAATCGCGCCGGAGCCCTCCCGTTCCGCCGACGATGTCTATCTCGCCATCAAGGACGCCCTCGCCTCGAACCACTATGGCGCCGGCCAGTATCTGCGCGAGGAGCAGCTCGCAAAAAGTCTCGGCGTGAGCCGAACGCCGGTGCGCGAAGCGCTGCGGCGGCTCGACGCCGAAGGCTGGGTCGAAACGCGGCCGAACTACGGCGTGCGCGTGAAAGCCTGGAGCCTGCAGGACGCCCGTGAAATCTTCGAAGCGCGGCTTCTGATCGAACCGTATCTCGCGGCGCGCGCCGCGCTCCACATCGCAGCAGAGGACATCGCGCGCCTGCGCACGCTCGCCGACGCGATGCTCGCCATCACGCATCGTCCGTCGACGTCCGAATCGTGTGAAGCATGGTTCGCCGCCAACGGCGAGTTCCACGCGATCATCACCGCCGCCGCGAACAACGCGCGCCTCGACCGCTCGCTCAGGTCGATGAAAGAGACGCCGCTCATCAAGTGGACCTTCGATACCTATAGCGACGAAGATCGCGAGCGCAGCGCGCGCCAGCATGTCGAAATCGTCCACGCGCTCGAAGAGCGCAATGCGGCGTGGGCCGAAGCCATCACGCGCTGCCATATTCTCGCCGCCGAAAAAGCGGTGCTCGACCGGTATCAGAGGGAACATTCCGCTTCCTGA
- a CDS encoding MFS transporter gives MASSTVNAGPRLDRLPISGFHKRVLWLIGAGMFLDSFDIYLAGGVLGALAKTGWSTMHLNAAFLSSTFIGMLIGAFTAGMLGDAKGRKFTYQFNLAVFGLASIAGAFAPNMTWLIVCRFFMGLGLGAEIVIGYGSVGEFMPPAVRGKWSAYLSLITNSALFVSTFLGYLIIPTIGWRAMFAIVGAGAMIVWFIRKKMPESPRWLESKGRLDEAEAILRAAEEESARVRPLPPIVDTGRRVAAKTTLLDLFSAAQIRRTFVSIVVQVAVNMVIYGFIVWVPTFLMKQGIGMASSLGYTTLMSLGGPAGALVGVLIADKVGRKNGLIAVAALAAVIGWLYGHSTSVGMATVLGFLLFTLTYLMVALGIATYVPELFATENRMRANGIAGCAGRITGILAPQLVVVMYMAGGIKDVLSIIVAACAAMAVVLAVFGIETNRRSLEEIAPAAGPDADGPLAGSPLSHESNH, from the coding sequence ATGGCATCAAGCACCGTCAACGCCGGTCCGCGACTGGACCGCCTGCCCATATCGGGCTTTCACAAGCGCGTGCTGTGGCTGATCGGCGCGGGCATGTTCCTCGATTCGTTCGACATCTATCTCGCGGGCGGCGTGCTCGGCGCGCTCGCGAAGACCGGCTGGTCGACGATGCACCTGAACGCCGCGTTCCTCTCGTCGACCTTCATCGGCATGCTGATCGGCGCGTTCACCGCCGGCATGCTTGGCGACGCGAAAGGCCGCAAGTTCACGTACCAGTTCAACCTCGCGGTGTTCGGGCTCGCGTCGATCGCGGGCGCGTTCGCGCCGAACATGACGTGGCTCATCGTCTGCCGCTTCTTCATGGGGCTTGGCCTCGGCGCGGAAATCGTGATCGGCTACGGCTCGGTCGGCGAGTTCATGCCGCCCGCCGTGCGCGGCAAGTGGTCGGCGTATCTGTCGCTCATCACCAATTCGGCGCTCTTCGTCTCGACGTTTCTCGGCTATCTCATCATTCCGACGATCGGCTGGCGCGCGATGTTCGCCATCGTCGGCGCGGGCGCGATGATCGTCTGGTTCATCCGCAAGAAGATGCCCGAGTCCCCGCGCTGGCTCGAATCGAAAGGCCGTCTCGACGAAGCCGAAGCCATCCTGCGCGCCGCCGAAGAGGAGTCGGCGCGCGTGCGGCCGCTGCCGCCCATCGTCGATACGGGACGGCGCGTCGCCGCAAAAACCACGCTGCTCGATCTCTTCTCCGCCGCGCAGATTCGCCGCACGTTCGTCTCGATCGTCGTGCAGGTCGCGGTCAACATGGTGATCTACGGCTTCATCGTGTGGGTGCCCACGTTCCTGATGAAACAGGGCATCGGCATGGCGTCGTCGCTCGGCTATACGACGCTGATGTCGCTCGGCGGACCGGCCGGCGCGCTCGTCGGCGTGCTGATCGCGGACAAGGTCGGACGCAAGAACGGGCTGATCGCGGTGGCCGCGCTCGCGGCGGTCATCGGCTGGCTGTACGGGCATTCGACGAGCGTCGGCATGGCGACCGTGCTCGGCTTCCTGCTCTTCACGCTCACCTATCTGATGGTCGCGCTCGGCATCGCCACGTATGTCCCGGAGCTTTTCGCGACCGAGAACCGCATGCGCGCGAACGGCATCGCGGGCTGCGCGGGCCGCATCACCGGCATTCTCGCGCCGCAGCTCGTCGTCGTGATGTACATGGCGGGCGGGATCAAGGACGTGCTCTCGATCATCGTCGCCGCGTGCGCGGCGATGGCCGTCGTGCTCGCCGTGTTCGGCATCGAGACGAATCGCCGCTCGCTCGAAGAAATCGCGCCCGCCGCCGGCCCGGATGCCGATGGCCCGCTCGCGGGCTCGCCGCTGTCGCATGAATCGAATCATTGA
- a CDS encoding oxaloacetate decarboxylase: MNVTSQSKREALKARFARKEIVAAPGIFDMISAKMADSMGFDCLYMTGFGTVASYLGLPDAGLATYTDMVDRVAAFCGGTKTPMICDGDTGYGGLLNVAHTVKGYEHAGAAGIQLEDQEFPKKCGHTPGRRVIALEDMVRKIKVAVESRSDRNFQIIARTDARTSLGLDEALRRGEAYAKAGADVLFIESPESADELEKIGRAFDMPLLVNVVEGGRTPQLAPAELQRLGFSLAIYPASGFLAAAKALKDVYGEILAGKGTEATVGAMHPFASMCELMGFPDVWAFDRAHAD; the protein is encoded by the coding sequence ATGAACGTCACCAGCCAGAGCAAGCGTGAAGCGTTGAAGGCGCGCTTCGCCCGCAAGGAAATCGTCGCCGCACCCGGCATCTTCGACATGATCTCGGCGAAGATGGCCGACTCGATGGGTTTCGACTGCCTCTACATGACGGGCTTCGGCACCGTCGCGTCATACCTCGGCTTGCCCGATGCCGGCCTCGCCACCTACACGGACATGGTCGACCGCGTCGCGGCATTCTGCGGCGGCACGAAGACGCCGATGATCTGCGACGGCGATACGGGCTACGGCGGCCTGCTCAACGTCGCGCATACGGTGAAGGGCTACGAACACGCGGGCGCGGCGGGCATCCAGCTCGAAGACCAGGAATTCCCGAAGAAATGCGGACACACGCCGGGCCGACGCGTGATTGCGCTCGAAGACATGGTGCGCAAGATCAAGGTTGCGGTGGAGAGCCGCAGCGACCGCAATTTCCAGATCATCGCGCGCACGGATGCGCGCACGTCGCTCGGTCTCGATGAAGCCTTGCGACGCGGCGAGGCCTATGCGAAAGCGGGCGCGGACGTGCTGTTCATCGAATCGCCGGAGAGCGCGGACGAACTGGAGAAGATCGGCCGCGCGTTCGACATGCCTCTGCTCGTGAATGTCGTCGAAGGCGGACGCACGCCGCAACTCGCGCCCGCGGAATTGCAAAGGCTCGGCTTTTCGCTCGCGATCTATCCCGCGTCCGGCTTTCTCGCGGCGGCAAAAGCGCTCAAGGACGTGTACGGCGAGATACTCGCGGGCAAGGGCACCGAAGCAACCGTTGGCGCGATGCATCCGTTTGCTTCGATGTGCGAACTCATGGGCTTTCCCGATGTGTGGGCGTTCGATCGCGCGCACGCCGACTGA
- the fae gene encoding formaldehyde-activating enzyme, whose amino-acid sequence MTQDLTFRAGEATVFAAPGQATDAMPEILIGRVDGPVGHAFANMMAQSKGHTAMFAIRACNQMVRPATIIVPKVTLKDMPNIDLFGGVVQSATADAVVDCLIEGILPKEQANELCIISLVWIDPRCATDAQLDKKDMYRTNYEATKLAIQRAMSNEPSVETLIANRHSIRHDMDDWS is encoded by the coding sequence ATGACACAGGATCTCACCTTCCGCGCGGGCGAAGCCACCGTGTTCGCCGCGCCCGGTCAGGCGACCGATGCGATGCCCGAGATTCTGATCGGCCGCGTCGACGGGCCGGTCGGACACGCGTTCGCGAACATGATGGCGCAATCGAAGGGACATACCGCGATGTTCGCCATCCGCGCATGCAATCAGATGGTGCGGCCCGCGACGATCATCGTCCCGAAGGTCACGCTCAAGGACATGCCGAACATCGATCTCTTCGGCGGCGTGGTGCAGTCCGCGACCGCGGATGCCGTCGTCGATTGCCTGATCGAGGGCATCCTGCCGAAGGAGCAGGCCAACGAGCTATGCATCATCAGCCTCGTATGGATCGATCCGCGCTGCGCAACCGACGCGCAGCTCGACAAGAAGGACATGTACCGCACCAATTACGAGGCGACGAAGCTCGCCATCCAGCGCGCGATGAGCAACGAGCCGAGCGTGGAGACGCTCATCGCCAATCGCCACAGCATCAGGCACGACATGGACGACTGGAGCTGA
- a CDS encoding HAD family hydrolase gives MTPQPRTIAAFDFDGTITTGDSLKAFVLHTVGAARFAAAGVLAAPRLIGMAARLCDRGAAKAGFLRHALAGVSRARLEQAARDFCASRLPAMIRPEMIERIRAHQALGHEVVIVSASPSLYLWIWASESAGIRTVLSTRLELDDRGFAGRFIGRNCWGPEKVARLQAWWRDDPPATLFAYGDSRGDKEMAERADIAWIRGTGELPPLSR, from the coding sequence ATGACCCCACAACCCCGCACCATCGCCGCGTTCGATTTCGACGGCACCATCACCACCGGCGACAGCCTCAAGGCATTCGTGCTGCACACGGTCGGCGCGGCGCGCTTCGCTGCGGCGGGCGTGCTCGCGGCGCCGCGTCTCATCGGCATGGCGGCGCGCCTGTGCGATCGCGGCGCCGCGAAAGCCGGCTTTCTTCGGCACGCGCTCGCGGGCGTCTCGCGCGCACGCCTGGAGCAAGCCGCGCGCGACTTCTGCGCATCGCGCTTGCCGGCGATGATCCGCCCCGAGATGATCGAGCGCATTCGCGCGCATCAGGCGCTCGGGCACGAAGTGGTGATCGTGAGCGCGTCGCCGTCGCTGTATCTGTGGATATGGGCGTCGGAGTCGGCAGGCATCCGCACGGTGTTGTCGACCCGGCTCGAACTCGACGACCGTGGCTTCGCGGGCCGTTTCATCGGCAGGAATTGTTGGGGACCGGAAAAAGTCGCGCGGCTGCAGGCATGGTGGCGCGACGATCCGCCCGCTACGCTCTTCGCCTACGGCGACAGCCGTGGCGACAAGGAAATGGCCGAGCGCGCGGACATCGCGTGGATCAGGGGAACGGGCGAACTGCCGCCTCTATCGCGCTGA
- a CDS encoding sensor histidine kinase has product MTNSLRIRLLWWLLVPLALYVLVTGKAAYDNARHTADIVQDNALLASARMIAGEVEWSDGMLRVDIPPAALEVFASPYGDQVYYHVSVDDGRLLAGAPDFPSNRAAAEAATHDAPVSYDADFHGASIRALGFVRRMYDNGSIRRVLVSVGKTQASRDAMVRELWRPQLVRQIEIVLLAVALACIGLTFELRPLLKVKAEVMDRDPMQLEPLRVERLHAELRPIVEAINQCIARLGVQVAAQRRFIADAAHQLRTPLTVLETQLQYARQHRELAPSLTEALAAMQRSNRSMVGLTNKLLLLAQAEAADYTQLTKQKVDLSAIAKDVIEDLALVAQKRDIDLGAELGDDASIIGHEALLAALVFNVTENAVRYTQPGGHVTVAVARENERVMLTVTDDGPGIAAEARSRVFEPFYRASADTEGTGLGLAIAREIVQAHRGDIAIRASQASGRGVVVSVAFASA; this is encoded by the coding sequence ATGACCAATAGCCTTCGCATCCGCCTGCTGTGGTGGCTGCTGGTTCCGCTCGCGCTTTACGTGCTGGTGACGGGCAAGGCGGCTTACGACAACGCGCGCCATACCGCGGACATCGTGCAGGACAACGCGCTGCTCGCATCGGCGCGGATGATCGCGGGCGAAGTCGAATGGTCCGATGGCATGTTGCGCGTGGACATTCCGCCTGCCGCGCTCGAAGTGTTCGCATCGCCTTATGGCGATCAGGTCTATTACCACGTCAGCGTCGACGACGGCCGGCTGCTCGCGGGCGCGCCCGATTTTCCGTCGAACCGCGCGGCGGCCGAAGCGGCCACGCACGATGCGCCGGTTTCCTACGACGCCGACTTTCATGGCGCATCGATACGCGCGCTCGGCTTCGTGCGCCGCATGTACGACAACGGTTCGATCCGGCGCGTGCTCGTCTCGGTCGGCAAGACGCAAGCCTCGCGCGATGCGATGGTGCGCGAGCTATGGCGTCCGCAACTCGTCCGGCAGATCGAGATCGTACTGCTTGCGGTGGCGCTCGCGTGCATCGGCCTCACGTTCGAATTGCGGCCGCTCCTGAAGGTGAAGGCCGAGGTGATGGACCGCGATCCGATGCAGCTCGAACCGTTGCGCGTCGAGCGCCTGCATGCGGAACTGCGGCCCATCGTCGAGGCGATCAATCAGTGCATCGCGCGGCTCGGCGTGCAGGTGGCGGCGCAACGGCGCTTCATCGCGGATGCCGCGCATCAGTTGCGCACGCCGCTCACCGTGCTCGAGACGCAGTTGCAATATGCGCGGCAGCATCGCGAACTCGCGCCGTCGCTCACGGAGGCGCTCGCGGCCATGCAGCGCAGCAACCGCTCGATGGTCGGCCTCACCAACAAGCTGCTGCTGCTCGCGCAGGCGGAGGCCGCGGACTATACGCAGCTCACGAAGCAAAAGGTCGATCTGTCCGCGATTGCGAAGGACGTGATCGAAGACTTGGCGCTCGTCGCGCAGAAGCGGGATATCGATCTCGGCGCGGAACTGGGCGATGACGCGTCGATCATCGGTCACGAGGCGCTGCTCGCGGCGCTCGTGTTCAACGTGACCGAGAATGCGGTGCGCTACACGCAGCCGGGCGGGCATGTCACCGTTGCTGTGGCGCGCGAGAACGAGCGCGTGATGCTCACGGTTACCGATGACGGTCCGGGCATCGCCGCCGAAGCGCGCAGCCGCGTGTTCGAGCCGTTCTATCGCGCGTCGGCGGATACGGAGGGCACGGGTCTCGGGCTCGCGATTGCGCGGGAGATCGTGCAGGCGCATCGCGGGGACATCGCGATTCGCGCGAGTCAGGCTTCGGGGCGCGGCGTCGTCGTGTCGGTGGCTTTCGCGTCGGCGTGA
- a CDS encoding response regulator, whose protein sequence is MKLLLIEDNPTLSLWLAKMLEQASFALDAVQDGEAADQRLRANRYDVVLLDLNLPRLSGKNVLRRMRQRGDATPVMILTASGSIDEKVELLGAGADDYLVKPFEVRELIARVKVMIRRQSASTANEVSCGDLVFDIDTRQFALKGAPLNVTPRERSVLEALILRLGKTVSKAALLDAIFTHEDSPSEDALEIYVSRLRKKLDGSSAAIVTLRGLGYLLRKKDDDQ, encoded by the coding sequence ATGAAGCTGCTCCTCATCGAAGACAATCCGACGCTTTCTCTCTGGCTCGCGAAGATGCTGGAACAGGCGTCGTTCGCGCTCGATGCCGTGCAGGACGGCGAAGCCGCCGATCAACGGCTGCGCGCCAATCGCTACGATGTCGTGCTGCTCGATCTGAACCTGCCGCGGCTTTCGGGCAAGAACGTGCTGCGGCGCATGCGTCAGCGCGGCGACGCGACGCCCGTGATGATCCTCACCGCGAGCGGTTCCATCGACGAGAAAGTGGAGCTGCTCGGCGCGGGCGCGGACGATTACCTCGTGAAGCCGTTCGAAGTGCGCGAACTCATTGCGCGCGTGAAGGTGATGATCCGGCGGCAAAGCGCATCGACGGCGAATGAAGTGTCGTGCGGCGATCTCGTCTTCGATATCGACACGCGCCAGTTCGCGCTGAAGGGCGCGCCGCTCAACGTCACGCCGCGCGAGCGCAGCGTGCTCGAAGCGCTGATCCTGCGTCTCGGCAAGACGGTGTCGAAGGCGGCGCTGCTCGATGCGATCTTCACGCATGAGGACAGCCCGAGCGAGGATGCGCTCGAAATCTACGTGTCGCGGCTGCGCAAGAAGCTCGATGGCAGTTCCGCCGCGATCGTCACGCTGCGCGGCCTCGGCTATCTCTTGCGCAAGAAGGACGATGACCAATAG